From a single Miscanthus floridulus cultivar M001 chromosome 8, ASM1932011v1, whole genome shotgun sequence genomic region:
- the LOC136470884 gene encoding RING-H2 finger protein ATL79-like, giving the protein MAMAPQGQTEHEHDHRSEPNSSHPDPGAAATSSIATNRWGPYSGAGDFASNMAVILAALLTALALALALNAAVRYLLGRSRRARRGRAGSSSGQRDSGASISDPEKPAAEAPPPPLPPALVYSAAECAICLAEFADGDAVRVMPACRHGFHARCIERWLAGGGRSSCPTCRAPAAVAAGSPAAVAQPEAAGPSSS; this is encoded by the coding sequence ATGGCGATGGCGCCTCAGGGGCAGACCGAGCACGAGCACGACCACCGGTCGGAGCCCAACAGCAGCCACCCTGACCCCGGCGCGGCTGCCACGAGCAGCATCGCCACCAACCGGTGGGGGCCCTACTCCGGCGCCGGCGACTTCGCCAGCAACATGGCCGTCATCCTGGCCGCCCTGCTGACCGCGCTGGCGCTCGCCCTGGCGCTCAACGCCGCCGTGCGCTACCTCCTCGGTCGCAGCCGCCGAGCTCGCCGCGGTCGCGCCGGCTCCAGCTCCGGGCAGAGGGACAGCGGCGCCAGCATCTCCGACCCGGAGAAGCCGGCCGCGGAGGCGCCCCCGCCGCCACTGCCGCCTGCCCTGGTGTACTCCGCGGCGGAGTGCGCCATCTGCCTCGCCGAGTTCGCGGACGGGGACGCCGTGCGCGTCATGCCGGCCTGCCGCCACGGCTTCCACGCGCGCTGCATCGAGCGCTGGCTCGCGGGGGGCGGCCGGTCCTCCTGCCCGACCTGCCGCGCGCCGGCCGCTGTTGCCGCCGGATCACCTGCGGCGGTCGCGCAGCCTGAGGCCGCCGGGCCATCGTCGTCGTGA
- the LOC136475512 gene encoding uncharacterized protein isoform X4 encodes MMTPSYCPQDGDSASQPPEFHHTRCFWCRDHKLAISAEILPKLYHAARDAYCNARDAPLSPTHLLRHTKALLILCPDLLTAWNSRKMVLSAEYDFTKLKDELQLCALILSYSPKNESTWSHRRWVIKQVAEQHQDMLELIGNESILVKEIAEVQIVRTKIILCLLQKSKMNYRAWRHRCWLIPYMTRKQVLDELKESTRWSELHVADNCCFHYRRSLLLALLDNRLRNGEDSLSWESEICLLWKEELRWDEMLIRRYQGRESLWNHRRFLSHWWIQHLLTVEENWPSTRSQMDMFVIQEIQLLSECLHDPVDEFGESRVQAELSALYILWITKQVPAVKGKLEERLHSVSMGKLKDVLAGACRPEKRFWMNLLGLADQSK; translated from the exons ATGATGACCCCCTCAT ATTGCCCCCAAGATGGCGACTCCGCCTCCCAACCTCCAGAGTTCCATCACACAAGATGCTTCTGGTGCCGAGACCACAAGCTGGCCATCTCTGCTGAGATCCTCCCCAAGCTTTACCATGCTGCCCGCGATGCCTACTGCAACGCAAGAGATGCCCCACTATCGCCCACTCATCTCTTGAGGCACACCAAGGCACTACTCATACTTTGCCCTGACCTACTCACCGCATGGAACTCCAG GAAGATGGTGCTATCAGCGGAGTATGATTTCACAAAGCTCAAGGATGAGCTGCAATTGTGTGCCTTGATCCTTTCCTACTCTCCAAAGAACGAGAGCACATGGAGCCATAG GAGATGGGTGATAAAACAAGTTGCTGAGCAACATCAAGATATGTTGGAGCTTATAGGGAATGAATCCATACTGGTCAAAGAGATAGCAGAG GTACAGATAGTACGCACAAAGATAATTTTATGCCTTCTACAGAAATCGAAAATGAACTATCGCGCATGGAGGCATCGATGTTGGCTTATTCCTTACATGACAAGGAAACAA GTGCTGGATGAACTGAAGGAGTCAACAAGATGGAGTGAGCTACATGTTGCTGACAACTGCTGCTTCCACTATCGAAGA TCCCTGCTGCTTGCACTACTAGACAACCGCCTCCGGAATGGAGAGGATTCCCTTAGTTGGGAGTCAGAAATTTGCCTGCTATGGAAG GAGGAGCTTAGGTGGGATGAGATGCTGATTAGACGCTACCAAGGGAGAGAG TCGTTATGGAACCATCGTCGGTTTCTTTCACACTGGTGGATACAGCACTTGCTCACTGTTGAAGAAAACTGGCCCTCAACGAGATCCCAGATGGATATGTTTGTCATCCAGGAGATACAACTGCTGTCAGAGTGCCTGCATGACCCTGTGGATGAGTTTGGGGAGTCACGTGTCCAAGCAGAGCTTTCAGCACTCTACATTCTGTGGATAACAAAG CAAGTCCCAGCTGTGAAAGGAAAGCTAGAAGAGAGGCTGCATTCCGTTTCCATGGGGAAGCTGAAGGACGTGCTGGCAGGAGCCTGCAGGCCGGAGAAGAGGTTTTGGATGAATTTGCTCGGCCTGGCTGATCAATCCAAGTGA
- the LOC136475512 gene encoding uncharacterized protein isoform X1, with translation MKLQQQESAAEQQQGGEEQLPEDLLHHFEQILHDDPLINEVGFLHPTQFYSLDCPQDGDSASQPPEFHHTRCFWCRDHKLAISAEILPKLYHAARDAYCNARDAPLSPTHLLRHTKALLILCPDLLTAWNSRKMVLSAEYDFTKLKDELQLCALILSYSPKNESTWSHRRWVIKQVAEQHQDMLELIGNESILVKEIAEVQIVRTKIILCLLQKSKMNYRAWRHRCWLIPYMTRKQVLDELKESTRWSELHVADNCCFHYRRSLLLALLDNRLRNGEDSLSWESEICLLWKEELRWDEMLIRRYQGRESLWNHRRFLSHWWIQHLLTVEENWPSTRSQMDMFVIQEIQLLSECLHDPVDEFGESRVQAELSALYILWITKQVPAVKGKLEERLHSVSMGKLKDVLAGACRPEKRFWMNLLGLADQSK, from the exons ATGAAATTACAACAGCAAGAATCAGCAGCGGAACAACAGCAAGGGGGAGAGGAACAGCTCCCCGAAGATCTCCTCCACCACTTTGAGCAAATCCTCCATGATGACCCCCTCAT CAATGAGGTGGGGTTCTTGCACCCGACACAATTTTACTCACTAGATTGCCCCCAAGATGGCGACTCCGCCTCCCAACCTCCAGAGTTCCATCACACAAGATGCTTCTGGTGCCGAGACCACAAGCTGGCCATCTCTGCTGAGATCCTCCCCAAGCTTTACCATGCTGCCCGCGATGCCTACTGCAACGCAAGAGATGCCCCACTATCGCCCACTCATCTCTTGAGGCACACCAAGGCACTACTCATACTTTGCCCTGACCTACTCACCGCATGGAACTCCAG GAAGATGGTGCTATCAGCGGAGTATGATTTCACAAAGCTCAAGGATGAGCTGCAATTGTGTGCCTTGATCCTTTCCTACTCTCCAAAGAACGAGAGCACATGGAGCCATAG GAGATGGGTGATAAAACAAGTTGCTGAGCAACATCAAGATATGTTGGAGCTTATAGGGAATGAATCCATACTGGTCAAAGAGATAGCAGAG GTACAGATAGTACGCACAAAGATAATTTTATGCCTTCTACAGAAATCGAAAATGAACTATCGCGCATGGAGGCATCGATGTTGGCTTATTCCTTACATGACAAGGAAACAA GTGCTGGATGAACTGAAGGAGTCAACAAGATGGAGTGAGCTACATGTTGCTGACAACTGCTGCTTCCACTATCGAAGA TCCCTGCTGCTTGCACTACTAGACAACCGCCTCCGGAATGGAGAGGATTCCCTTAGTTGGGAGTCAGAAATTTGCCTGCTATGGAAG GAGGAGCTTAGGTGGGATGAGATGCTGATTAGACGCTACCAAGGGAGAGAG TCGTTATGGAACCATCGTCGGTTTCTTTCACACTGGTGGATACAGCACTTGCTCACTGTTGAAGAAAACTGGCCCTCAACGAGATCCCAGATGGATATGTTTGTCATCCAGGAGATACAACTGCTGTCAGAGTGCCTGCATGACCCTGTGGATGAGTTTGGGGAGTCACGTGTCCAAGCAGAGCTTTCAGCACTCTACATTCTGTGGATAACAAAG CAAGTCCCAGCTGTGAAAGGAAAGCTAGAAGAGAGGCTGCATTCCGTTTCCATGGGGAAGCTGAAGGACGTGCTGGCAGGAGCCTGCAGGCCGGAGAAGAGGTTTTGGATGAATTTGCTCGGCCTGGCTGATCAATCCAAGTGA
- the LOC136475512 gene encoding uncharacterized protein isoform X2 has translation MKLQQQESAAEQQQGGEEQLPEDLLHHFEQILHDDPLINEVGFLHPTQFYSLDCPQDGDSASQPPEFHHTRCFWCRDHKLAISAEILPKLYHAARDAYCNARDAPLSPTHLLRHTKALLILCPDLLTAWNSRKMVLSAEYDFTKLKDELQLCALILSYSPKNESTWSHRRWVIKQVAEQHQDMLELIGNESILVKEIAEKSKMNYRAWRHRCWLIPYMTRKQVLDELKESTRWSELHVADNCCFHYRRSLLLALLDNRLRNGEDSLSWESEICLLWKEELRWDEMLIRRYQGRESLWNHRRFLSHWWIQHLLTVEENWPSTRSQMDMFVIQEIQLLSECLHDPVDEFGESRVQAELSALYILWITKQVPAVKGKLEERLHSVSMGKLKDVLAGACRPEKRFWMNLLGLADQSK, from the exons ATGAAATTACAACAGCAAGAATCAGCAGCGGAACAACAGCAAGGGGGAGAGGAACAGCTCCCCGAAGATCTCCTCCACCACTTTGAGCAAATCCTCCATGATGACCCCCTCAT CAATGAGGTGGGGTTCTTGCACCCGACACAATTTTACTCACTAGATTGCCCCCAAGATGGCGACTCCGCCTCCCAACCTCCAGAGTTCCATCACACAAGATGCTTCTGGTGCCGAGACCACAAGCTGGCCATCTCTGCTGAGATCCTCCCCAAGCTTTACCATGCTGCCCGCGATGCCTACTGCAACGCAAGAGATGCCCCACTATCGCCCACTCATCTCTTGAGGCACACCAAGGCACTACTCATACTTTGCCCTGACCTACTCACCGCATGGAACTCCAG GAAGATGGTGCTATCAGCGGAGTATGATTTCACAAAGCTCAAGGATGAGCTGCAATTGTGTGCCTTGATCCTTTCCTACTCTCCAAAGAACGAGAGCACATGGAGCCATAG GAGATGGGTGATAAAACAAGTTGCTGAGCAACATCAAGATATGTTGGAGCTTATAGGGAATGAATCCATACTGGTCAAAGAGATAGCAGAG AAATCGAAAATGAACTATCGCGCATGGAGGCATCGATGTTGGCTTATTCCTTACATGACAAGGAAACAA GTGCTGGATGAACTGAAGGAGTCAACAAGATGGAGTGAGCTACATGTTGCTGACAACTGCTGCTTCCACTATCGAAGA TCCCTGCTGCTTGCACTACTAGACAACCGCCTCCGGAATGGAGAGGATTCCCTTAGTTGGGAGTCAGAAATTTGCCTGCTATGGAAG GAGGAGCTTAGGTGGGATGAGATGCTGATTAGACGCTACCAAGGGAGAGAG TCGTTATGGAACCATCGTCGGTTTCTTTCACACTGGTGGATACAGCACTTGCTCACTGTTGAAGAAAACTGGCCCTCAACGAGATCCCAGATGGATATGTTTGTCATCCAGGAGATACAACTGCTGTCAGAGTGCCTGCATGACCCTGTGGATGAGTTTGGGGAGTCACGTGTCCAAGCAGAGCTTTCAGCACTCTACATTCTGTGGATAACAAAG CAAGTCCCAGCTGTGAAAGGAAAGCTAGAAGAGAGGCTGCATTCCGTTTCCATGGGGAAGCTGAAGGACGTGCTGGCAGGAGCCTGCAGGCCGGAGAAGAGGTTTTGGATGAATTTGCTCGGCCTGGCTGATCAATCCAAGTGA
- the LOC136475512 gene encoding uncharacterized protein isoform X3 has product MKLQQQESAAEQQQGGEEQLPEDLLHHFEQILHDDPLINEVGFLHPTQFYSLDCPQDGDSASQPPEFHHTRCFWCRDHKLAISAEILPKLYHAARDAYCNARDAPLSPTHLLRHTKALLILCPDLLTAWNSRKMVLSAEYDFTKLKDELQLCALILSYSPKNESTWSHRRWVIKQVAEQHQDMLELIGNESILVKEIAEVQIVRTKIILCLLQKSKMNYRAWRHRCWLIPYMTRKQVLDELKESTRWSELHVADNCCFHYRRSLLLALLDNRLRNGEDSLSWESEICLLWKEELRWDEMLIRRYQGRESLWNHRRFLSHWWIQHLLTVEENWPSTRSQMDMFVIQEIQLLSECLHDPVDEFGESRVQAELSALYILWITKAISSCKSQL; this is encoded by the exons ATGAAATTACAACAGCAAGAATCAGCAGCGGAACAACAGCAAGGGGGAGAGGAACAGCTCCCCGAAGATCTCCTCCACCACTTTGAGCAAATCCTCCATGATGACCCCCTCAT CAATGAGGTGGGGTTCTTGCACCCGACACAATTTTACTCACTAGATTGCCCCCAAGATGGCGACTCCGCCTCCCAACCTCCAGAGTTCCATCACACAAGATGCTTCTGGTGCCGAGACCACAAGCTGGCCATCTCTGCTGAGATCCTCCCCAAGCTTTACCATGCTGCCCGCGATGCCTACTGCAACGCAAGAGATGCCCCACTATCGCCCACTCATCTCTTGAGGCACACCAAGGCACTACTCATACTTTGCCCTGACCTACTCACCGCATGGAACTCCAG GAAGATGGTGCTATCAGCGGAGTATGATTTCACAAAGCTCAAGGATGAGCTGCAATTGTGTGCCTTGATCCTTTCCTACTCTCCAAAGAACGAGAGCACATGGAGCCATAG GAGATGGGTGATAAAACAAGTTGCTGAGCAACATCAAGATATGTTGGAGCTTATAGGGAATGAATCCATACTGGTCAAAGAGATAGCAGAG GTACAGATAGTACGCACAAAGATAATTTTATGCCTTCTACAGAAATCGAAAATGAACTATCGCGCATGGAGGCATCGATGTTGGCTTATTCCTTACATGACAAGGAAACAA GTGCTGGATGAACTGAAGGAGTCAACAAGATGGAGTGAGCTACATGTTGCTGACAACTGCTGCTTCCACTATCGAAGA TCCCTGCTGCTTGCACTACTAGACAACCGCCTCCGGAATGGAGAGGATTCCCTTAGTTGGGAGTCAGAAATTTGCCTGCTATGGAAG GAGGAGCTTAGGTGGGATGAGATGCTGATTAGACGCTACCAAGGGAGAGAG TCGTTATGGAACCATCGTCGGTTTCTTTCACACTGGTGGATACAGCACTTGCTCACTGTTGAAGAAAACTGGCCCTCAACGAGATCCCAGATGGATATGTTTGTCATCCAGGAGATACAACTGCTGTCAGAGTGCCTGCATGACCCTGTGGATGAGTTTGGGGAGTCACGTGTCCAAGCAGAGCTTTCAGCACTCTACATTCTGTGGATAACAAAGGCAATCAGCAGCTG CAAGTCCCAGCTGTGA
- the LOC136475511 gene encoding sucrose:sucrose 1-fructosyltransferase-like, protein MQTRDTMAPLPYSYTPLPAADAASAEVTGSGGRSRRRPLCAAALVLSASLLLAVAALAGVAVVPRPTTAVGETAGVSVGMPATTSSTRSRSSSRGPDAGVSEKTSGAWSGVVDDGGRLRADGGGNAFPWSNAMLQWQRTGFHFQPQKNWMNDPNGPVYYKGWYHLFYQYNPDGAIWGNKIAWGHAVSRDLIHWRHLPLAMVPDRWYDTNGVWTGSATTLPDGRLAMLYTGSTNASVQVQCLAVPADDADPLLTSWIKYEGNPVLYPPPGIGPKDFRDPTTAWFDPSDGTWRIVIGSKDDAEGDHAGVAVVYRTKDFVHFELLPGRLHRVAGTGMWECIDFYPVATRGKASGNGVDMSDAFGKNGAIVGDVVHVMKASMDDDRHDYYALGRYDAAANAWTPLDAEKDVGIGLRYDWGKFYASKTFYDPAKRRRVLWGWVGETDSERADVSKGWASLQGIPRTVLLDTKTGSNLLQWPVEEVETLRTNSTDLSGITIDYGSAFPLNLRRATQLDIEAEFELDRRAVMSLNEADVGYNCSTSGGAAARGALGPFGLLVLADKHLHEQTAVYFYVAKGLDGSLTTHFCQDESRSSSANDIVKRVVGSAVPVLEDETTLSLRVLVDHSIVESFAQGGRSTATSRVYPTEAIYANAGVFLFNNATAARVTAKKLVVHEMDSSYNHDYMVTDI, encoded by the exons ATGCAGACCCGGGACACGATGGCGCCGCTCCCCTACTCGTACACGCCGCTGCCGGCCGCCGACGCCGCGTCCGCCGAGGTCACCGGCAGCGGCGGCAGGAGCAGGCGTAGGCCCCTCTGCGCCGCGGCGCTCGTCCTCTCCGCCTCGCTGCTCCTCGCCGTGGCCGCGCTCGCCGGCGTCGCCGTCGTCCCCCGCCCAACGACCGCGGTGGGAGAGACGGCCGGCGTCAGCGTCGGGATGCCAGCGACGACCTCGTCGACGAggagccgcagcagcagcaggggccCCGACGCCGGCGTGTCGGAGAAGACGTCCGGCGCGTGGAGCGGCGTCGTCGACGATGGCGGCAGGCTCCGTGCTGACGGCGGCGGGAACGCGTTCCCGTGGAGCAATGCGATGCTGCAGTGGCAGCGCACGGGATTCCACTTCCAGCCGCAGAAGAACTGGATGAACGACCCCAATG GGCCGGTGTACTACAAGGGCTGGTACCACCTGTTCTACCAGTACAACCCAGACGGCGCCATCTGGGGCAACAAGATCGCGTGGGGCCACGCCGTCTCCCGCGACCTGATCCACTGGCGGCACCTCCCGCTAGCCATGGTGCCCGACCGGTGGTACGACACCAACGGCGTGTGGACGGGGTCGGCCACCACGCTCCCCGACGGCCGCCTCGCCATGCTCTACACGGGCTCCACCAACGCCTCGGTGCAGGTGCAGTGCCTGGCCGTCCCCGCCGACGACGCCGACCCGCTGCTCACCAGCTGGATCAAGTACGAGGGCAACCCGGTGCTGTACCCGCCGCCGGGGATCGGGCCCAAGGACTTCCGCGACCCCACCACGGCGTGGTTCGACCCGTCGGACGGCACCTGGCGCATCGTCATCGGCTCCAAGGACGACGCCGAGGGCGACCACGCCGGCGTCGCCGTGGTGTACCGCACCAAGGACTTCGTGCACTTCGAACTCCTCCCGGGCCGCCTCCACCGCGTCGCGGGCACCGGCATGTGGGAGTGCATCGACTTCTACCCCGTCGCCACCCGAGGCAAGGCGTCCGGGAACGGCGTCGACATGTCCGACGCCTTCGGCAAGAACGGCGCCATCGTCGGGGACGTGGTGCACGTCATGAAGGCGAGCATGGACGACGACCGCCATGACTACTACGCGCTCGGGAGGTATGACGCGGCCGCCAACGCGTGGACGCCGCTCGACGCCGAGAAGGACGTCGGCATCGGGCTCCGCTACGACTGGGGCAAGTTCTACGCGTCCAAGACGTTCTACGACCCGGCCAAGCGCCGCCGCGTGCTCTGGGGGTGGGTCGGCGAGACCGACTCGGAGCGCGCTGACGTCTCCAAGGGATGGGCGTCGCTGCAG GGTATCCCCCGGACGGTGCTGCTGGACACCAAGACGGGCAGCAACCTGCTGCAGTGGCCCGTGGAGGAAGTGGAGACGCTGCGCACCAACTCCACCGACCTCAGCGGCATCACCATCGACTACGGCTCCGCGTTCCCACTCAACCTCCGGCGCGCCACGCAGCTGGACATCGAGGCGGAGTTCGAGCTGGACCGCCGCGCCGTCATGTCGCTGAACGAGGCCGACGTGGGGTACAACTGCAGCACGAGCGGTGGCGCCGCGGCGCGCGGCGCGCTGGGCCCCTTCGGCCTGCTCGTCCTCGCCGACAAGCACCTCCACGAGCAGACGGCCGTCTACTTCTACGTGGCCAAGGGCCTGGACGGCTCGCTCACCACGCACTTCTGCCAGGACGAGTCCCGCTCCTCCAGCGCCAACGACATCGTCAAGCGCGTCGTCGGCAGCGCCGTCCCCGTGCTGGAGGACGAGACCACGCTCTCGCTCCGCGTGCTCGTCGACCACTCCATCGTCGAGAGCTTCGCGCAGGGCGGAAGGTCCACCGCCACCTCGCGCGTCTACCCCACCGAGGCCATCTACGCCAACGCCGGCGTGTTTCTGTTCAACAATGCCACCGCCGCGCGCGTCACGGCCAAGAAGCTCGTCGTCCACGAGATGGACTCATCCTACAACCACGACTACATGGTCACGGACATCTGA